From candidate division WOR-3 bacterium:
GATAAGAAGGGCGCATATAGTGGCAGCCGTAATGAGAAATCACTTTGAGATTGTTTAAAGGAACCTTCACCGATTTTTTAAGCTTTTCTACGCCTATATCTTCGTACAGCATTCTGACAAAGTGTTTTACGGTAATCTCTTGAGGATAAGTGAACCCGAGTTCCTTAAATTTTTTATAGAAGCGGTTATTCTTCAGTTCCAGCTGGGCGTCGCTGAGCATTGCCGTACAGGAATTGCACAAAGTCACGATATTTAGTCCCATCTTACTCGCAATCGATATATTTCGGGCTGCGATAAGGAGTGCGGTTTCGGCGTCAACGGCTTTGATCGGAAATCCACAGCAGGATGCACCGTTCATATCGACGAACTCTATGTCCAGTTGTTTGGCGGTGTTACGGGCGCTCAGCTCATAATGTTGAGCCCGCACAGGAACCGTACAGCCTAAGAATAATGCATACTTCTTCATTTGCCCACCTTGTTCAGAATTCCGGTTTTTTCTAAAATCTTCGCAACTTCGGGGATTGTCTTATCAACGGGCGGCAGTCCGATCTTTTGGCGTTTCTTGAGGTCAAAATCCTCTACTTCATAGAGTCTTCCCATCTTCTGGAGTAATTCTACCTGGATTTTATATCCCTCAGGACAATAGCCGTTTTCCA
This genomic window contains:
- a CDS encoding CoB--CoM heterodisulfide reductase subunit B produces the protein MKKYALFLGCTVPVRAQHYELSARNTAKQLDIEFVDMNGASCCGFPIKAVDAETALLIAARNISIASKMGLNIVTLCNSCTAMLSDAQLELKNNRFYKKFKELGFTYPQEITVKHFVRMLYEDIGVEKLKKSVKVPLNNLKVISHYGCHYMRPSYLYGFDNPEVPHTFDELVNLTGAKSLQYTDKKMCCGGSVLGIDEGLAVTMANHKLNIAESNEADALISICPFCTVMYEDNQRKAEEKFNKQYNLPVLYYPQLLGLSFGLDKNAVGIRFNRVRPNLLLEKIGGQ